The genomic region tgAGCATAAAGAAAAAATTGGCtcaagcttctatgtatggatttcctgtttttctcaatTTATATCATTGCAAATTAACTGCCTTTAGGATTTGGTCAGGCAACTCCTGGTCAGGCAAATCTGGccaatatttgacattttacagaaaaaaacaaaaaaaaaaacaaaatctgattttGATAACAAAGAGgtaattaaataattcaaagtTGGTCTGTGTCCCTCCTTCCTTACACTGGTTGGTTTCCACATCTATATGACTAGCAGTGGGACTAAAAGGCAGGGTTAACAGAATGCAATTCAAACGCAAActaggctttttttttatttctatgtacaatatataacttaattataaatattgttatttttctctAAGTACTGAGTTGTTGAGCCATTTGTATTTTCTGAGCAATGTACAGTATTGAACATATAATATTGTATTACATAGAATAGAGCCTACTAGCAACCTTGGTTAAGAGCACACTTTGAAAGAACAGAAGATGGATACAGAGTCCACAAGTAGAGTCACTGTCACTCTTACAATCCAACCTGCTGTGTTCACTTGTGGGAGCTTTGTGCCACACAACATTTTGGAAATGCACTGGTCTTTGATTCTGTATGAGATCAGAACTGAAGACCATCCTGTTATCCTACCTGTGTGCAGAATATGATAATGAAATAATCGCTTCACTGTTTGTTATGCTTTTTAATATAAGGTAACGTCTAGTACCCTAAGTGCGAATGTGCCAAGTATGCGGTTTGCTCTCTGGATCTGTCTCTTGTGAGTTCCTCAAGACGGTTTTGTTCATGTCACATACAAGGTTCAGCCACATCTGCTGTTaactgtttttctcctctcactCACACTAATAAGCCCAGTCCAAGCAACCAATCGCAGACAGGCCATCACACATTTGACTCCACAAATGGTCTCTTTGGTTTGATGGGGGAGGTGGGGCCTTGGGTCCGGGAGTCACGTGAGAGTTGGCGGTACATGTTGTCCTGGTAGGCCTGTGCCACGGGCAGAGTCCTCGCCACCTTCACGTCTGGGTAAGTGGGAACCTGGCTGACCCGCTCCAGGATGTCCCCACTGCCACGGGAGCCGTTTGCCAGCTTGCCCAGCGAAGGGGGCTGGGTCTGCGAGTAGTAGTCCTCCTCCAATAGATGTCCATTTTGGGCATTGTTGGTCTTGTTGTAGTATGCGATATTGCCCAGTGAGGTGGGGGGACTGTAGGTGGAGCCCTGCTGGACCAGCTGGCCAGGCGAAGTGGGGCTGATAGCAGAGTCCATGGACGTCATGGCCCTGGACCGCTGGGGCTGATGCAGGTACTGCTGAGTCCGCGCCGTCTTGTCTATGATACCCATGAAGGGCGTATTCCGAGAGCGAGTGGTCTCACCCTGGTACAGCCCTCCACCGCCTTGCGAGGGAGAGATGGGAGAGATGTCATCACAGGTGCGCTCATATGTAGCTTGCAGTGGGATCTCCATCTGCTGAATGGAAGAGGAAGGTCTGAAACCTGGTGCTAAATTGGAGGTGGATCCAGTTGAGATGTTGTTGCTGGAGGGGGAGAATCGAAGGCCTACACTCTGAGAATGGATGAGAGGCCTGGGGGTGGGCACATGCTGCTTCATCTCAGTAGTATTGGCACTGACAGGACGTCTCACCATATGGGGGATCTCAGGAGAGCCCAGTTGGCAGGGGGGCATGGCATTGGCACGCTCCAGAACATGTTCAGCAACTGGATAGTAGGCGGCTGACTGGCTACGGCTTATCTGAGGTGTCTGGCTGTAACGGATGCCCCCTGGGCCCCCACTGCTGGCGCGGTAGGCAGAGGAGGGGCGCTGGGGTAATTCATCCTTCAACAGGCCTGACTCCATAACCCCTCCTCGGCCGCCGTGCTGACAGAGGGCCCCAGAACTGAGGCTCGCCTGGACTTGGGGCATGGACCGTCCATCCAGGGAGGGCTGGTAGACCATTCGGCTCTCCACGTCCACTGAACCTCCTTGGTAACGACCACCCATGGAGTGGCCCATCTGGCCACTGTAGCTGCTGTTGCCCATCACACTGCTGGGCTGGTTTGTTCGGACTATCTGGGCTATAGAAGGCTGAAGACGAAGGCCTTGGGCTTGGTGGTGCTGGGAGGACAGAGAGGGCTGTGAGCTCAGCTGGAATGAACGCTGGCTGCTCATCTTAGAGAGGGGAGATTTGGGCCGCCCAGGGAGCTGCTCTGTCTGGTAGCGCACAGGTGACCCAGACTGGGACCTGTACAGACAAACACCCTCTATTGGTGGACTGGCTCTATACTGAGCAGCCCGACGTAAAGGCGAAGGCGGTGGGCTCTGGTGATCCATCCCCTGGCCCCCAGTACCCATTGGAGGTGGGCTGAAGCGGTAGGATGGCTGATGCACTGGGGAGGTGTGAGGGGGACTGTGTCGGTAGTGGGAGTTCTGATGTGTTGGGGATAAAGAGGGTGATGTGGGCTGGTATGACCCACGGGTTGGAGAGGACATAGAGGAGGACGTGGGGTGATATTCGTAAGGCAGGCCCATGGGTGAACCTCCAGCTATGTAGATCTGATCTGGATGTGTGGGGGACAGCGGTGGGCTCTGAATGATAGGAAGGCTGGAAGGATTGGTGAGAGACTCTGGAGGGGGCAGACCCATGGACATAGCTTCTAGCTCCTGCTCCAGGTAGTCCTCATCCTCAAACAGATCCTGGACGGGCTCCATGTCCTCCAGACGGGGCTCTGGGGGAGGGGGAAGAGGCATGGACATAGATAGAGACTCCTCCTCTTCTGGGGGAGGTGTAGGTGGAGGAGAGGGCGGAGGTTCTAACTCTAAGTCCTGCTGCTGGTGCTCCTCCTGGTTGAGCTGGTGacactcctcctccaccctctggAGCAGCCTCTGGATCTCTCGGTTGTTGGGGCAGAGCTTTATGGCTTCATTCAGGTCCTCTAAGGCTTCAGGAAATTGTCTGGAAATGGGAAACGATAAGTTGCTTTGGAAAAAACTTCACAGTTTTTCAAAGTCTCTGTCAAACACCTTGCAAATCAAACATCCAACACTGTCTGCAAGATCATACTGCAGTCAGAGTGTAGAACCAAGACAAGTAGGTAGCTATAGACAATAATGTGTGAAGGATAAAAGGAGTGTACCTGCTGCTACGTTTGGCACGTGCCCTGGCATAATATGCCTCGTAAGACTTAGGTTTCAGTTCAAGTGCCTTGGTAGCAAATTCCTCAGCCATCCCAAAGTCCTGGAGAGATTGAGCAAGGGAGTGTACTGTTAAACTACGCTAAGATACATCTTCATTACTTTCAGATATtaatacagttttgttttggtcatttCATGCTATAAaatgtctcaaaagtggtcCAACGTTAATCTAAAGTAAATCCGCTTACTAAATCCCTAGGATTTGAACCAAAGTCCACAGTCAACTCACATTCATTTTCCTCCGACATCGGGACAGATTGAGGAAAAGTGATACTTTGAGTTCCCTGAATGTCTTGAGGTCCTCGCTGAAGCCTTCACGTGGAAACTTTTTGAGGGCATACTGATAACGCTGCGCTGCCTCCTTCACCTTCCCCTTCTGTTTGACAAAAAACACCAGGTTATCCTAAAATACAAAGCTGATCTGAAATCTTCAGACATTCATCACTGTTCTCAGACTGAGGTTATTCTCagacaatgctgttttcatgcTGGATCACATTTCTCCCAACATTAACAGATCAGTCAAAATATGTATTCGAATATTTAAAGGATATTTTTCCTATGACAGATTGCTCTTTTAATCAGACAATACAAGCTGAGTTGCGGAGTACAGGCCATATACTGTCACCTTGTAGAAGCTGTCCCCCTCCTCGATGAGTTTGCTGAGTAAGATGATCATGATGTCGGGTTTGGAGGTGGCCATGGCCCATGTGGCTGGACCTGGGTAACACAGGAAGGAGCAGAtggaagaaaacagtgagaaagaCACAGTCaaaagcagaagaggaggaagaaatgaGTAACTGGGAGTCACAGTacacacaacaataataataaaagggATGAGGACAACAGCCAAAATGGGGAATGGAGGAGAAAGACAGGCAATCCACTGCAGAGAAAGAATTACAACAATGTGCACCTCGAGAACATGGACCTCACTATGAGACAGCAGACCTGGGTCAAATACTATGTGCTAATAATTAAATCCTACTAAGTGTCATATGATTGTCACTACTGAGTGACAGCTGGTCTAACTGGACTGGAGAATAAGCACATTTTCTCATACAACTGAATAAAACTAACTATAGGACTTATTTGCAAATACATTTTGGCCCAAGCAACACTATTGTTAGATCTacagtacaaataaattcaCACTATCATGTCTTTCTAAGGacatacattttctgtcttgcCAAGTATAGTAAATCTTAGCACTAGTGACTAAATCAAGAATGTGATtaagaacaacagaaaaaaaccaggGAAGACTAATCtcccccaaaacaaaaaaagggagTTGTGTATTAAAAAAGCAGGACACTTGACCCCTCCTTTTTTATATCAAAATCAAACGCAATCCCTTGACTGAAACTGATGTGTCTTTTGTTTATCAGCGTTAACAGCAGTCCTTGACATGTACACACATCACAGAGATGAGAAGGGAGGGATCTTGCACAAGGAGACACAGGGCAGgtacaataaacaaacaaggCAAGCAGGAGGGATACAACACTTCTGCAGGCGTTAGCTGTCCTCTGAGCTGGTGGTGGCAGTGGTGGTGAGGGCAGGAATGGTGCTGACTGTCCTAGCTGACACCGAGGAAATGTTTGGAAGATGAACAATGCACAGTACAGTGGTTCATCACTTCAGTCTGTGGTGGCGGTGGGACAGAGAAATTACAAATACATGCATTCCTGCTAAATCATGACCACGTAAGTGTTACTGAACGGTTCCGTCATGCATCTGTGGGATGGAAGGTCAACACTTCAATACGATGTCACAGGCTGGAGGCCGGGCATGCTGTCATTAACCACTTGGACATTAGCATCTACCTCTAGGCAATCCCGACTGCATCACTGTCAGTGCTAATACCTTTGCATGTTATTATTTGTCAGTTTGAGAAGGTTTTGGTAGCTAAGCTCGCCTGCCGACACTTAGGAcgacacagacaacacagagagaggagataGAGCTGTCAAAATGCCTGGTGGGGTGAGAAGTCGACAGCCTTGGCTTTACCTCGGGGCCGACTGGGCAGCGTCTGACATCCTGGGGCCGGAGAAAGAGGCAGGGGATAGGGGCAAGAGGTGGGAAAGGAGGAGGCGGGAGGTCATGAGCAAGGGAAAGGAGTGGAAGTGGAAGGGAATAGCAGGGAGGGTGGCAGAATTGCCAGAGAAAACAGGTTTGTGGGAGTGTGTAAGAACGAGAGGAATGCAAGAGATAGAAACAGCAGGAGGGTGAAAGAGAAAGGTAAtggcagtggtggtggtggaggaggagaagtgagAAAAGGaacacaaaaaagcagcagtgagaaGTGGAGATAAGTGctttagcaaaagaaaaaaaacatagataCAGAAGAGAAACACCGCAAGCGCTAATAACAACCTGTCTGAGCAACCGCAAAGGAATAGAGAGAAAAGGATGTGATTGAGAGAGAAACGGAGAACAGAGATAGTGTGAGCGATAGAGACAAACAGAGGCACAGAGGGAACAtgacagaaaaagcaaaacaacacagcagcaacagtaataCAATAAAAAGACCCACACGTCAGAGCCATAAGCAGCTGAGGAGAAACGGCATGGTGTGGCACTGTGGGGGCGGATGACATACAGTAGCAGGAGGTGATTTAAGCTTCATGGAGACACAAACCTGAATCCATGGCTTATTGCAGTAAAATGCTACAGTGCCCCACAATGACCAGCAGGAGGTGTGTACTGAAATCTTTGGATTCTCCCTTCATAGTCTTTCATGCAGCTCATGCTTGAAACTCAACGCATGACCTTTTTATTCAAATACAATTTCAAACTGTATCTCATTTCACGGCTGGCAAATGACCTTTTATTATGGGACTACAGGACGAGGATGCTGCATTTACGCAAGGTCCTTTGTGTGCTAAAAGGTAGGCGTTAGTCTGCCCACCTGCCCTTACCTATCTTGGCTCCTTTCTTGAGCAGGGCGACCACCACCGATGTGTTTCTGCAGCCCACAGCCCTGTCAAGAGGACGCATCCCGCTGTAGTCTACATGCTCTATCATGGCCCCATGGTCAACCAAAAACTGGACCTGAGGAGACAAAGAAATGTGGTGAGAACAGCTGTAGATGGGGAacttttaaagtttaaagtggGACTGTTTTTGTGCTAGGAACACATTTCAACTGGTATCATACAAGTGTGGAGGTTCAAGATCCTGCCCTTTTTCATGGAGGGCCACTCACCACTTCAGAGTCACCGTAGAAGGCTGCCAGGTCAAGGGGCGTGCGTCCGTTCTTGTCCGCATGGTCAGTGGCAGCTCCGTTCTCCACCAGGCAGCGGACAACAGGTAAATGACCTTTCAGACATGCCCAGCTCAGAGCGGTCAGACCCTCCTTATCcatcagagacagagaggctcCTGGGAAAAAGTCAGCAGGGAGACAACCAGGAGTTTTTAACTCAGAATTCCTTTTTACATCTGGGGTTGCCAGGTTTGTCAATTTATGACTCATGGCTCAGTTGACTTGACAAATGTGATGTTATGGTAATTGGAGATTGGAGGTAGGAAGAGATGTttaacaaagaaacacatagTTTCCTGCATAAATCCCAGTCTGTCCTTTAAAGCAcgggtgtcaaactccagtcctcgagggccactgtcctgcttgttttccaactatccctgatCCACAACTGACAcaactgatccaggtaatcaacagtgggtacactgttgattacctggatcagttgTGTCCATCCAATCCAAGAGCAGGGACACCTGTGCTTTAAAATGACCATCCACAGTCATTTTGTTGTGTATATGTAATGTATTCCTTACATTATTTTTAGGCCCTGAATCTGAAAGCTCAAGACACATGGTTGCACATATTTCTTTTGTAAGCTACAAACTTACTGAGATGTTTTGTACAGTCTTTATTTTAGGGCATGCAAAAATGTTCCAAGCACAAAATGAACTCGAGTTTGGTTTTTAACCGAGATATCCTAACATACCTTGAGTCAGTACAAACTCAACAGTTCCCAGGTGCCCCTCTGAGGCAGCCATCATCAGAGGAGTACGACCCTGTTTGTCAGCCAGGTTGACGTCCGCGCCATGTGTTAGGAGGAGGTCCACGATCTACAATACAGAAATATAGCCCCATGTCATTGTGTAACAGGAACTGGAtgtctgtgttgctgtttgaGAGATGAAGACATGGCTATTATTAGAAGGTAGGGATCGGGTGGCCTCTAACCTGCCAGTGTCCCTGTCGGACGGCGCTGAACAGTGGGACGATGCCTCGTCTGTTGGGCTGGGCCACGGCCGCGCCCTGCTCCAGCAACAGACGACAAACCTCCAGCTTCCCCCGACCAGAGGCTGCAGTCAGAgctagacaaacacacacagacaatgagGAAAGAGATCCGGTTAACTTTACCTCAACGTAACcttaaacctaaccctaaccaattACTGCTGTCTTTTACCCAGTCCTAGTATCTAATGTTGACCATTAAGTAAAACCTAGAACTGCAATAACTGACTTTTATGACCACTTGGGGGCAGTGGAACCaagctgtaaacaaaacattaacatattgTTACTTACTAAACGATTGTAAGAGCACTGAGAGTGAACCAGAACAGATGTTATGGCCAGACAGCTGAAACTCACTACACAGCTCCATAAAACTGAGGGGAGCCGCTGATTCAGGTGGAAAGTCTCTGTAGGTTGATCACTACGAGCAGCTCTTTTCACATTATCCCTAAAAATACTGATTATAACGAATCCTGAACATTAAAATCTGTAAAACCACAACACTGCTGTGTTCATTTTTGCTAATTGGACTAATTTCAACAAAGTGAATTAATTTCTTGCAATCAGAATGGAAGCAGTTCTGACAAAGTGACCCTGGTCAGCCACAtgctgatgtacagtatatatgtatTCCCTTAGGCTGTTATAAAGAATGATATATTTTCAGTTGACCTATGCAGTAACAGTGGGAGCAACTGTTCTTCTTCTGATCCATTACAGACAATAAAACTATGACTGACTGAGTACGAGTCCCTTCTTCACCTGACAGTGAGAAGCAGCTTGTCCAACACTGCAGCAGGGGAATAAGGCTCACAAGGAGGTTTCATAGCTTTAggttacaaaaacacattacatttctCAACACCCTGCCACAGTGCAATCACACTAGTCATTTCTGAGCACCCTGGAGCACACCCatcctcccccctccccccctgTGTGCGAGCCCAGCCCTGTCTCTGCTCCAGTGACACCACTGCACTGCCATCAGCATCTgacgcagcagcagcaccagcagcagacacacaagaACAGTGTCTCATATCCGCACTGCAGCGCTCCGCCTCTCAGTGCCACACCGAAAAACCCTCTCAAcaaacactccacacacacttaaataaatgtgaattgtTTGTCTCAAGAATAACTACAGAGTATTTTTGCATTTGACCAGAACAAACATAAAgctgtgttgtcagtgttttatagTTGTAATGTCCGCCCATTGTTAGTATTCCTACCCGTCTCCCCCCATAGGGTGTCAAAGTTATTGATCTGCgccctctccacctcctcttcatctttctctgGCAGGTCCAGCAGGTAGGACACGATCTGATGGCGCAAAGATTCAAGATTAATGTCCACATTTACCTTTACGAAtctaatataaaatacacaatacaaataaatgtcataaaacaaCATCATTTGCTATTGCAAATTACTTTCCTCTTCAAAATATTGTAATCTGACTGACTATAGCAGCAACTAAACTGAACACCAGACCATATTACATTTCCTGGACAGTTTGTCTCCTAACTTCATTTCTCTTGCACCATGCTTTATGTTTCCTTGCCTCCTTTAATATTTCTCTTATTCATAAtcaaaaaaagtgttttggaaaataaacatgaagcaacatatataataaacataaaacataaaatacaacagTGGAATGTATGTCATGCTTCTCTGCAATAAGCTGAACATTTTATAACATCCACACTGTTTAAAgtagaggaggagatgaagaccAGTCTGTGGTTGTGCATCACTTTTGGTTTGCTTTCCTTCAGCTTACACATTAATTATCATCATAGTTAACATCTGTCACTGTTTTAGTTCTGTCTTACTCTAAGTGCATCTGTTCCCTCTTTGACCATATGAACAGGACTCTAGGATAATATCTTGCAACTGTTCTGGTATTAAAAATGGCACATGACATATTGCATTGTGCGCTCCAATGACAAATTATTTCTCAGTGTGAATTGGGTGCAGGAAACTACTGAATGATATAGCATGAAGTCACagcattttatattattactgCATCCTCAAACTCCTGAAAATCCACCTCAACAAAATTAGAAATTTGAAACAGAGGGACTCCATGAAACAACTTTTCCAATGAGGAGTACTTAGAGGAGATCATCTCAATCCCTTAATCGTTAAGCCCTTAATCAAGTTCCTAATTTGGGCTGAAGAATTTCTAACATCACACCCGAGGATGATAATCAGAACGATAACACCACTTTCACCCGCCCGTCTGCTCGTCCCTGCTGTACCTCTGTGTACCCCATGCTGGCCGCAGCGATGAGGGCCTGCTGGACCGCGTGGCTCTTTGTGAACGCTGCCTGTTGTTGGGTCTGTGGTGACTGTTGCTGTGTCCCCATTCCCCAGTCACATTGGATGAGGAACTTCACCACTTCCATGTGGCCCCTTAGGGCTGCGTGAACCAGAGCACACTGGCCGTTCTTATCCAGATGGTCCACCTGTTAATGGGATGTGGATCTGATTAGTATCACAAACAGCAGGTAAGGTTATAATTGATCTCCTATAGTCAAGACATCTGCCTTATCTCTATGTCAGTAGTCTTGATCACACAccaagaaaagaaagtctcttcaCACACTCCTCTTTCCATACCTTTGCTCTCCTGCGACACAGTGCAGTTACGATGGCCATGTGTCCCCCAGCAGCGGCGTAGCCCAGTGGCGTGAGGCCACTTTCAGATGGGGCGTCGACAGAGGCGCCAAACTCGAGCAGCAGAGCCACCATGTCCATGTAGCCCAAATGGGAGTGGACACAGAGGATAGGGGCGTTGTTCAGCACCTCCGTACGGTAGTTCACGTTGGCACCGCCCAGCATCAGTAGCCGACTCACCTAGACTCcgacacaaaataaacaaataaaatatgaatacatAAAAGTCAATACAGCGATGCTCTTGGTTGCTGAAGCTATCTAAGAGAGTGAcatccattttccattttcacatttaaagagGCAGCCTTGATTTCATACCCAGAACATGTAGAACTATTCTGTGTGCATGACTCCTGTCTGCTGTGTTAGAGCCTGTACCTTGATGTTTGGAGTGTAGAGGTTTCGGAGTGAAGAAAGTGCTGCTGAGAGGCCCTCTGTGCTGTAGGATACCCACAGGCCTTGCAAGATTGATGAGGAAACCCCAACTTTCTTGCTGAGACCCTTGAACAGAGAGATACAGTGTAAATATTCATTACTTTGGAGCCAGACCACAGCTGTGTGGGGGCGTAGATGTGTGTGCGGACACAAATACTGGTATACCTTGAAGATATGTGCTTTGAGGATGTGATGGCCCAGCTCAATAGTCTGCTGTCTGTTCAGCTTGTTCTCCTGCCGAGAGAACCAGAAGGCCAGTAGGGTGTGCCCGCTCCTGCAGAGACGACAGACAAAATCTTCCAATACTTGAGGCTGAGTCATCAACTCATTACATTTAGTTATCATCTGCACAGTTGGTGGAACTGGTCTTAATTataataaagcaaataaaatgttcCAGCTGAAAATATAACACCTCCTCAGCCAGATAAACATGGTGTACCTGCGAAAACCGAGCTCTATTTATACATACACAACTGAAGTATACAGTACATTACCAACTGTCTGTGGAATTacttaatgtcacattttttaaataaacagtgaacAGTAAATTTGATGGGCATTAAGTAGAAAGTAATTTAACTCAATTTCATTGAACATATTAATTCAATAATACAGTGgtttattgtattatatatttttgtattacaTTCAGTATCATGAGATATATTGAGATATATCACACCCCAATGTTCTTTTCCCAGGGAGAATAATTTGACCTCTTGAAGCCAAACACTCCAGAACTGCTATTGTCCCAAGACCTTTAATTAAAAGTGTCAGGGCAAACGATTTCTACACGATCACATTCAGAATCACAGAGAAAGAGCAGCTCATCTTATTCAATCCACCATTTCTCTTGCACGTCCTCACCTCGGATCACAGAGGAACTTtgtcttttctccttcttctctccagaTCAACCACTCCCTGAAGGAAGGGTGAACAAACATCCTGGTACCGTCTCTCCTCTTCACCAGGAAGACTGACAGGTTGTCCACACGCTGCTGGAAATCCTCCCAGTCCAATGTGCCCTGGCACAGACAGTGTCTCCGTGTTATTTTGGACACTAACTATTGTTTTCCTAAAGCTGATACATTGTTCAGGCTGGGACATGCAGATATATACCAGGTTTGTTTGCATGGAATCAAAGttaaaacagttaaaacaaaaacaagcaaatcaAGTCAATGTTGCTCATTCCACTGAAAAAAGAGCTTGAGGTATTAAAAGGTCTCAAGGTCTTAAGTCTTGTACAGTAACACTACCTGCAGTGAGCCAGCGTTGATGGCCTGATATATCTGCTCATCGGTCAGCGGATGGAGCGAGGCCACGGCCACATTGAGCAGAGGAAGTGCCCGCTCAAACGACGACTGTGTGGGGAAGCGCATGTTGCACTGCAGCAGGTACACCTCTGCCAGGTTGACTGGAACCAcctgaggaagaagagaaaagaatcTACACTGTTATGCCGATTGCCTCTGGATCAGCTTTACACAATATGAATAATGCATTGTTTTTGTATAGCACATCAGCTATTCCTCATATTCCTTCTACTGAAAGGAGTCTGTGAATTTAtcagttcatatttttatggAGTCTGGAAGCAGTTCTGAATACATATAATTAAATGAAACCAAAGTTGTgagataaaacatttcattatgaAATGCACACCAGAATTTGATTCTGTCAAAAACAAGATGTTATAAAATTACTTTTACACAAAACATGTCAAAGTGCAGGTATTTAGCTGACAGCAGGCGTTTTACAGTGACGCTGTATGGAATAAGATCACACCTTATAGCTGGAGCTTTTGAGAACAAGGTAGCCCTTCTCGATGAGGTCAAAGGTGAGTTTGAGGTACAGGTAGGACCCCTGGCTCAGGGCCTTAAGGTGGGCACTGAGCTTGCCAAAGGTGGTGTTGTCCATCTTGCCGTTGAGTGAGATGTTGTTTTGGATCTCCGGGCT from Mastacembelus armatus chromosome 19, fMasArm1.2, whole genome shotgun sequence harbors:
- the tanc2b gene encoding protein TANC2 isoform X6, which produces MHRSGLRGNSGESSQELGPPPSVDEAANTLMTRLGFLLGDKVSEGPAGTQYSMEEPEARQGQNQRISPCSTLTSSTASPPAGSPCSTLPPAMPGQAGNRDCAYGSVTSPTSTLESRDSGIIATLTSYSENMERGSKYVEGSRGNLKLWQSQKSGMDSFLYRVDENMTASTYSLNKIPERSLESMSSHSAHSIPLYLMPRPNSVAATSSAHLEDLAYLDEQRHTPLRTSLRMPRQSTTCGPGRSGQDLRVRFAPYRPQDIALKPLLFEVPSITMDSVFTGREWLFQEIDAHLNSPNASTNRGVVVVGNIGFGKTAIISRLVALSCHGTRMRQIASDSPQASPKHGEGLPLTQPQPTHGTLGGGSCPGTPEMRRRQEEAMRRLASQVVAYHYCQADNAYTCLVPEFVHNVAALLCRSPHLVAYREQLLREPHLQSILSLRSCVQDPLASFRRGVLEPLDALYKERKINSEEDLIILIDGLNEAEFHKPDYGDTIVSFLTKTINKFPPWLKLVVTVRTTLQEITNALPFHHISLDSLEENDGIDQDLQGYILHRIHSSPEIQNNISLNGKMDNTTFGKLSAHLKALSQGSYLYLKLTFDLIEKGYLVLKSSSYKVVPVNLAEVYLLQCNMRFPTQSSFERALPLLNVAVASLHPLTDEQIYQAINAGSLQGTLDWEDFQQRVDNLSVFLVKRRDGTRMFVHPSFREWLIWREEGEKTKFLCDPRSGHTLLAFWFSRQENKLNRQQTIELGHHILKAHIFKGLSKKVGVSSSILQGLWVSYSTEGLSAALSSLRNLYTPNIKVSRLLMLGGANVNYRTEVLNNAPILCVHSHLGYMDMVALLLEFGASVDAPSESGLTPLGYAAAGGHMAIVTALCRRRAKVDHLDKNGQCALVHAALRGHMEVVKFLIQCDWGMGTQQQSPQTQQQAAFTKSHAVQQALIAAASMGYTEIVSYLLDLPEKDEEEVERAQINNFDTLWGETALTAASGRGKLEVCRLLLEQGAAVAQPNRRGIVPLFSAVRQGHWQIVDLLLTHGADVNLADKQGRTPLMMAASEGHLGTVEFVLTQGASLSLMDKEGLTALSWACLKGHLPVVRCLVENGAATDHADKNGRTPLDLAAFYGDSEVVQFLVDHGAMIEHVDYSGMRPLDRAVGCRNTSVVVALLKKGAKIGPATWAMATSKPDIMIILLSKLIEEGDSFYKKGKVKEAAQRYQYALKKFPREGFSEDLKTFRELKVSLFLNLSRCRRKMNDFGMAEEFATKALELKPKSYEAYYARARAKRSSRQFPEALEDLNEAIKLCPNNREIQRLLQRVEEECHQLNQEEHQQQDLELEPPPSPPPTPPPEEEESLSMSMPLPPPPEPRLEDMEPVQDLFEDEDYLEQELEAMSMGLPPPESLTNPSSLPIIQSPPLSPTHPDQIYIAGGSPMGLPYEYHPTSSSMSSPTRGSYQPTSPSLSPTHQNSHYRHSPPHTSPVHQPSYRFSPPPMGTGGQGMDHQSPPPSPLRRAAQYRASPPIEGVCLYRSQSGSPVRYQTEQLPGRPKSPLSKMSSQRSFQLSSQPSLSSQHHQAQGLRLQPSIAQIVRTNQPSSVMGNSSYSGQMGHSMGGRYQGGSVDVESRMVYQPSLDGRSMPQVQASLSSGALCQHGGRGGVMESGLLKDELPQRPSSAYRASSGGPGGIRYSQTPQISRSQSAAYYPVAEHVLERANAMPPCQLGSPEIPHMVRRPVSANTTEMKQHVPTPRPLIHSQSVGLRFSPSSNNISTGSTSNLAPGFRPSSSIQQMEIPLQATYERTCDDISPISPSQGGGGLYQGETTRSRNTPFMGIIDKTARTQQYLHQPQRSRAMTSMDSAISPTSPGQLVQQGSTYSPPTSLGNIAYYNKTNNAQNGHLLEEDYYSQTQPPSLGKLANGSRGSGDILERVSQVPTYPDVKVARTLPVAQAYQDNMYRQLSRDSRTQGPTSPIKPKRPFVESNV